The Streptococcus oralis Uo5 genome includes a window with the following:
- a CDS encoding 3'-5' exoribonuclease YhaM family protein, with product MKISHMKKDELFEGFYLIKSADLRQTRAGKNYLAFTFQDDSGEIEGKLWDAQPHNVEAFTAGKVVHMQGRREVYNNTPQVNQITLRLPQPGEPNDPADFKVKSPVDVKEIRDYMSQMIFKIENPVWQRIVRSLYTKYDKEFYSYPAAKTNHHAFETGLAYHTATMVRLADAISDIYPQLNKSLLYAGIMLHDLAKVLELSGPDQTEYTVRGNLIGHIALIDSEITKTVMELGIDDTREEVVLLRHVILSHHGLLEYGSPVRPRIMEAEIIHMIDNLDASMMMMSTALALVDKGEMTNKIFAMDNRSFYKPDLD from the coding sequence ATGAAGATTAGTCACATGAAAAAAGATGAGCTGTTTGAAGGTTTTTACCTGATTAAATCAGCTGACCTGAGACAGACGCGTGCTGGGAAAAACTACCTAGCCTTTACCTTCCAAGACGATAGTGGCGAGATTGAAGGAAAACTCTGGGATGCTCAGCCTCATAACGTTGAGGCCTTTACTGCAGGGAAAGTGGTCCACATGCAAGGGCGCAGAGAAGTTTATAATAATACTCCTCAAGTCAATCAAATTACTCTCCGCCTGCCTCAGCCTGGGGAACCCAATGATCCAGCTGACTTCAAGGTTAAATCTCCGGTTGATGTCAAGGAGATTCGTGACTACATGTCGCAAATGATTTTCAAGATTGAAAATCCTGTCTGGCAGCGTATCGTTCGCAGTCTCTACACCAAGTATGATAAGGAATTCTACTCCTATCCAGCTGCTAAGACCAACCACCACGCCTTTGAAACGGGTTTGGCCTATCATACGGCGACCATGGTGCGTTTGGCAGATGCCATTAGTGACATCTATCCTCAGCTCAATAAGAGCCTGCTTTATGCTGGGATTATGTTGCACGACTTGGCCAAGGTTTTAGAACTCAGTGGTCCCGATCAGACGGAGTACACAGTGCGAGGCAATCTCATCGGCCATATAGCCCTCATCGATAGTGAAATTACCAAGACAGTCATGGAACTAGGTATCGATGATACTAGAGAAGAAGTGGTGCTACTGCGCCATGTCATCCTCAGTCACCATGGCTTGCTGGAGTATGGAAGTCCAGTCCGTCCACGCATTATGGAAGCAGAGATTATCCATATGATTGACAATCTAGATGCCAGCATGATGATGATGTCAACAGCTCTAGCTTTGGTGGATAAAGGAGAGATGACCAACAAAATCTTCGCTATGGACAATCGTTCCTTCTATAAACCAGATTTAGATTAA